The following coding sequences are from one Dama dama isolate Ldn47 chromosome 8, ASM3311817v1, whole genome shotgun sequence window:
- the TXLNA gene encoding alpha-taxilin, which translates to MKNQDKKNGPAKQSGNTSNPKSTPGQPEAGPEGAQGRPSQSAPATEAEGSTSQAARKAEGAQAKSAQSGALQDVSEELSRQLEDILSTYCVDSSQGGPGEEVAQGEPAEPEDAEKSRTCASRNGEPEPETPVVNGEKEISKGEPGPDEIRTSDEVVDRDHRRPQEKKKAKGLGKEITLLMQTLNTLSTPEEKLAALCKKYAELLEEHRNSQKQMKLLQKKQSQLVQEKDHLRGEHSKAVLARSKLESLCRELQRHNRSLKEEGVQRAREEEEKRKEVTSHFQVTLSDIQLQMEQHNERNSKLRQENVELAERLKKLIEQYELREEHIDKVFKHKDLQQQLVDAKLQQAQEMLKEAEERHQREKDFLLKEALESQRMCELMKQQETHLKQQLALYTEKFEEFQNTLSKSSEVFTTFKQEMEKMTKKIKKLEKETTMYRSRWESSNKALLEMAEEKTLRDKELEGLQVKIERLEKLCRALQSERNDLNKRVQDLSAGGQAPLTDSGPERRAEAANASKEQGAEGPRVQTPSSPRATEAPCCPGALSTDPSGQTGPQEPTSITA; encoded by the exons ATGAAGAACCAAGACAAAAAGAATGGGCCTGCCAAGCAATCAGGCAACACTTCCAACCCCAAAAGCACTCCGGGGCAACCGGAAGCAGGACCTGAGGGAGCCCAGGGGCGGCCCAGCCAGTCGGCTCCTGCGACAGAAGCTGAAGGTTCCACCAGCCAGGCTGCAAGGAAGGCAGAGG GAGCACAAGCCAAGAGTGCTCAGTCTGGCGCCCTCCAGGATGTCTCTGAGGAGTTGAGCCGCCAGCTGGAAGACATCCTCAGTACATACTGCGTGGACAGCAGTCAGGGGGGGCCAGGAGAGGAAGTGGCACAGGGTGAGCCTGCTGAACCCGAAGATGCAGAGAAGTCCCGGACCTGTGCCTCGAGGAATGGGGAGCCTGAGCCAGAGACTCCAGTAGTCAATGGTGAGAAGGAAATCTCCAAGGGGGAGCCGGGCCCAGACGAGATCCGGACCAGTGATGAGGTCGTAGACCGAGACCACCGAAGGCCACAGGAGAAGAAGAAAGCCAAGGGTCTGG GAAAGGAGATCACGTTACTGATGCAGACGCTGAACACGCTGAGTACCCCTGAGGAGAAGCTCGCGGCTCTGTGCAAGAAGTATGCTGAGCTG CTGGAAGAGCACCGGAACTCCCAGAAGCAGATGAAGCTCTTGCAGAAGAAGCAGAGCCAGCTGGTGCAGGAGAAGGACCACCTGCGCGGCGAGCACAGCAAGGCTGTCCTGGCCCGCAGCAAGCTCGAGAGCCTCTGCCGCGAGCTGCAGCGCCATAACCGCTCCCTCAAG GAAGAAGGTGTGCAACGGGcccgggaggaggaggagaaacgcAAGGAAGTGACCTCGCACTTCCAGGTGACGCTGAGTGACATCCAGCTGCAGATGGAACAGCACAATGAGCGCAATTCCAAGCTACGCCAGGAGAACGTGGAGCTGGCTGAAAGGCTCAAGAAGCTGATTGAGCAGTATGAGCTGCGGGAGGAG CACATTGACAAAGTCTTCAAACACAAGGACCTGCAGCAGCAGCTGGTGGACGCCAAGCTCCAGCAGgcccaggagatgctgaaggaggCCGAGGAGAGGCACCAGCGGGAGAAGGATTTT CTCCTCAAAGAGGCTTTGGAGTCCCAGAGGATGTGTGAGCTGATGAAGCAGCAGGAGACCCACCTGAAACAGCAG CTCGCCCTGTACACTGAGAAGTTTGAGGAGTTCCAGAACACTCTTTCCAAAAGCAGTGAGGTCTTCACCAcattcaaacaggagatggaaaag ATGACTAAGAAGATCAAGAAGCTGGAAAAAGAAACCACCATGTACCGGTCCCGGTGGGAAAGCAGCAACAAGGCCCTGCTGGAGATGGCCGAGGAG AAAACACTCCGGGACAAAGAGCTGGAGGGCCTGCAGGTGAAAATCGAGCGGCTGGAGAAGCTGTGCCGAGCGCTGCAGTCAGAGCGCAACGACCTGAACAAGAGGGTGCAGGACCTGAGTGCTGGAGGCCAGGCTCCCCTCACTGACAGTGGCCCTGAGCGAAGGGCAGAGGCTGCCAATGCCTCTAAGGAACAGGGTGCCGAGGGGCCCAGGGTTCAAACTCCGAGCTCCCCAAGGGCCACAGAAGCTCCTTGCTGCCCCGGAGCACTGAGCACAGACCCTTCAGGCCAAACGGGGCCCCAGGAACCCACCTCCATCACTGCCTAG